One part of the Candidatus Binataceae bacterium genome encodes these proteins:
- a CDS encoding Hsp20/alpha crystallin family protein, with amino-acid sequence MEVVLGNGYANGWLYDRMNRLNRLFNETGLLGETGRVAQTHVTPRADVVEDSEGYHFYFDMPGIKADSVNVQVEDGSLVIETERKRPEWSKEAEIHLAERSYGTIRRAFTMPEDASADAIKATYRDGVLEVAVAKKPEAKPTKIKVNVEN; translated from the coding sequence ATGGAAGTGGTACTGGGAAACGGCTACGCGAACGGATGGCTGTACGACCGGATGAACAGGCTCAACCGGCTGTTCAACGAAACGGGTCTGCTCGGTGAAACGGGACGGGTGGCTCAAACCCATGTGACGCCGCGCGCCGACGTGGTCGAGGATAGCGAGGGATATCATTTCTACTTCGACATGCCGGGCATCAAGGCCGATTCGGTCAATGTCCAGGTCGAGGACGGCAGCTTGGTGATCGAGACCGAGCGCAAGCGTCCGGAGTGGTCGAAGGAGGCCGAGATTCATCTGGCGGAGCGCAGCTACGGAACGATCCGCCGGGCGTTCACGATGCCTGAGGACGCGAGCGCCGATGCGATCAAGGCGACCTATCGCGACGGCGTGCTCGAGGTGGCGGTGGCCAAGAAGCCAGAGGCCAAGCCGACCAAAATCAAGGTCAACGTCGAGAACTAA